The Rhinolophus ferrumequinum isolate MPI-CBG mRhiFer1 chromosome 19, mRhiFer1_v1.p, whole genome shotgun sequence genome has a segment encoding these proteins:
- the AKAIN1 gene encoding A-kinase anchor protein inhibitor 1 isoform X2: MVFAPGEKPGNEPEEVKLQNASKQIVQNAIRQAVRQVSQESRQREESTSDNRGTVQLGVGELTKKHEKK; this comes from the coding sequence GTGAGAAACCTGGGAATGAGCCTGAAGAGGTGAAGCTGCAGAATGCCAGCAAACAGATTGTGCAGAATGCCATCCGGCAGGCTGTGCGTCAAGTCTCTCAGGAGAGTcggcagagggaggagagcacCAGTGACAACCGGGGCACCGTCCAGCTAGGCGTGGGGGAGTTAACCAAGAAGCATGAAAAGAAGTAA